The following proteins are co-located in the Sandaracinaceae bacterium genome:
- a CDS encoding TetR/AcrR family transcriptional regulator, which yields MLEDPLPRASLSKIPRQKRAIATVHSILDAGIRVLEREGIEGFTSNRVAEVAGVSPGSLYQYFANKEMVMAGIVERGVLSAERQIRAVTLSAVDLPPSTLVRQIASALLMSLEPYGALLAEILTATPVLSGTGLAALLETRLGDAVRDFLLAHPIGYGIRGGRAGLYVMVNGAIFVGLKWLSERPAFVSREELVECFVAQLDTLLVVRPPAAL from the coding sequence ATGCTCGAGGACCCCCTGCCCCGCGCCTCCCTCTCCAAGATCCCACGCCAGAAGCGCGCCATCGCGACCGTGCACAGCATCCTCGACGCCGGCATCCGAGTCCTCGAGCGCGAGGGCATCGAGGGCTTCACCTCCAACCGCGTCGCCGAGGTCGCGGGCGTCAGCCCCGGCTCGCTCTACCAATACTTCGCGAACAAGGAGATGGTCATGGCCGGCATCGTGGAGCGCGGCGTGCTCTCCGCCGAGCGCCAGATCCGCGCCGTCACGTTGAGCGCCGTGGACCTCCCGCCCAGCACGCTGGTCCGCCAGATCGCGTCCGCGCTGCTCATGAGCCTCGAGCCCTACGGCGCGCTGTTGGCCGAGATCCTCACGGCCACGCCGGTCCTTTCAGGAACTGGGCTGGCCGCCCTGCTGGAGACGCGCCTCGGGGACGCCGTACGCGACTTCCTGCTCGCGCACCCCATCGGCTACGGCATCCGCGGCGGCCGCGCAGGGCTCTACGTGATGGTCAACGGCGCCATCTTCGTTGGGCTCAAGTGGCTCAGCGAGCGCCCCGCCTTCGTGTCTCGCGAGGAGCTCGTCGAGTGCTTCGTGGCGCAGCTGGACACGCTGCTGGTCGTGCGCCCACCCGCCGCATTGTGA